TGGACCCTGTGGAAGTGCCCTCCGGGAGGCTGCCAGGCCCTCACACTACTTACCTGGAGCCGCACGGAGCAGCCCAGGCAGGggtgcccctgaccagggagaggcagggcccgGCTGGTGCCTGGGGTCCTGCGGGGTGTCTGGGCCAGTGGCCAGCACAGCAGTGCTGAGTCATGCTGAACTCAGCTCAGGAAGGGGCTCAggcaggagggcgggggcgggctaCTGACTGACCTCATCTCCCATGAGCGGCTGCCCGGCCCCCGGGACCCTGGGAACCCGGCCCGGCTGGCTCTGACCCCAGTctggccccctcccccaaagtgcAGCCTGGAGTGTGCTCTGTCTGACTTCACTGCCTGTTTAGTTCCCCCGTTATTTCCTTCGGGCTGCTGCCTGTGGCCATGTGGTCCCCTCTCTGGACGGTGACTTGGTCTCCCCTCTCTGCTATCTTATCGGCCAGACAGATCTCCCTTGGCTTGGAAACTCTGGGAACAGCcccgaggggaggggagctgcccCAGGCACACTGCCACCGGGGCCTGAGTTACACATTCACCAGGTTTCACGCCGCAGCCTACAGACCTTTAGCCTCAGGTAGGAGAGGAAGGGGTGAGACCCACATGATCGGGAGGACAGACAGACATCTGGGGGTTGGAGCACCTGGAGTATGGAGGGAGACAGACCTACAGAGCGagggacagagacccagagagacggggacagagacagaaagaaggggacagccgaaaccggtttggctcagtggatagagcgtcgacctgcggactgaagggtcccgggttcgattccagtcaagggcatgtacctgggttgcgggcacatccccagtcgggggtgtgcaggaggcagctgatcgatgtttctctctcatcgatgtttctaactctctatctctctcccttcctctctgtaaaaaaatcaatatttttttttttttaaaaaaaagaaggggacaGAGAGGGGGACAGTTAGAAAGAGACAGGGCCTGGCGAAAAGGGACAAGACCCGTGACCGAGCGGGctccctctctctcatccccGTTCTCTTGGTGTCTAAGGCACCAGGCCTTAAGGAGCCCATCTTCCCTGGGACCTGCTCCGCTCTGGACACCCCACCCAGTTACCAGGCCAGACTCCAGAgcgcctcctcctccagccgcTCCCCCCACAGCCCGGGAGCCCGTCTCCAGCCGTGGCCCCCACACAGGTTTGGGCCTGGTCTGCCCCCTAGGACCCTCCTATCCTCGCCTCCTCAGCTTTCCTGCCTCCAGtagctccccctgctccccgaGTCTTCCCAAGGTCCGATCAgcaccccacctcctcctccccccacccggcTCCATCTCAGTAAATGTGCAACTGGCCTTATAGTGGAGGTTCCCGGGCGCGGGGGGCCTGCTctgtcccctgcacctgccctccgcccgcccgcccccctgcAGCCCTGCGCTCCTCTGTCTTGGTCAACACCCTACGTCCTGACACAAGTGATCGGAAGTCACCTCCATTCCCCCTCAAGACTGCAggttcctggagggcagggccaggaccTGGGGCATCCCTGACCCCCAGAGGGCGCTGGGCACCCTCCGCGCCATGTGTCAGCGCCGGGAGCCTGGGCTCTTGCGACAGCCGACAGCCAGGGCGGGGCCCAGTGACTCAGACGCAGGAGTGTGGCCCGAAAGAGGTTTATTGCCCCCCCCCGaaaccacccctcccctcccaacccccaatAATTACAAAAGTAAGAAAAAGGCCCCTGACCCCCaatccccacccctcccagaaAAATGCCATAATTTATGCAGAAAAGACACAGTCCAAGGCGGCCGGTGGCCTCAGCCCATCGTCTTCCAGATGGTGAGGGAGGCGGTGAGCACCCCGGCCACGAAGATGGTCACGGTCTGCCACGTGGGGGTCCCGAAGTAGGAGAGGAGGCCGTCCTGGGGACAGGGACATCGGTCACTCCGGCAATGCAGCCtccggccgggggggggggggggggtcaggaagAGGTCAGAGGGCGGGAGCGGGGCAAGGGCCGAAGACTAACAGTTATTCAAGAGCTGGGGTCAAAGGGTTATCACAGAACTTGAGGATTCCAGAAGAAGTGGAGGCACCCACCGGGGAGGGCAGAAAGTAGGCGGCAGGTCAGGGGGTCACCGGGAGGGAGGTCAGAGGTCACCGGGTCAAAGGTCACAAAGAGGCCATCCGGTCCCCGAGGAACCGAGGGTGGATCAGATACGCGAGGAAATGCATTTACAGACCACGTCTGATGAGGTGAACATGCGGAGGGCGGGGGCACCCCTGAGGTGGGCTGGGGGGGGgttccagaggaagggaaggggtttGGGGCCTCACCCAACCGCCCTGGTCCTGGATCCAGCCCAGCAGCCGCTCCCGAAGGAAGTCCAGTGTCCAGCCCATGATGGTCCTGATCAGCTCGGGCACTTTGGTGCACAGGGCCTGGGGGAGTGGGCGGGCCTCAGGGCAGGCTGGTCCCCGTCCTCGGCTCTgccccctcccgcagccccgcgGCCAGAACCAGCGCCATCCACGCGCCGGGACCGGCCCTGCCGGCTGCCTGCCCACACACCGCCCCGGCTCCCCAGCGCCCGGGGGAGCAGAGGGCAGCTCGGCCCGCGGGCCCGAGTGAGGCTCTGATGGAACACAGTCCAGTGGGTGGCGCTCTCCGGGGCCTCATGCCCTTCCCATGCCCATGCCCACCAGCGCCTCCCGCTGATACTCGGGCCGAAATGGGCCTCACCCAGAGGAACGTTCCCTCGTCCCTCCGGGCTCGGGGGTGAGGTCACATCCCCAGAGCGGGCTCTCCTGACCTTCAGGCCAGGGACGACTCCACAGCCCCATACACAGCCTCTCTCCATTCCCCTGAACGTCTCTGCGTCTCCCCTCCTGGGGTCCCCGGCCCACCGTCACCGTGACTGCTGGCCCCTCACCTCACCGCCAGCATTCCACCTCATTCGTTACCTCAATATCCCAAACACAAACACAAGGCTATTTCgcccgccggcgtggctcagtggttgagcatcaacctatgaagcaggaggttacggttcgattcccggtcagggcgcatgcccgggttgtgggctcgagccccagtgtgggtcgtgcgggaggcaaccaatcagtgattctctctcatcattgatgtttctctctctctccctcccttcctctctgaaatcaatacaaatatatttttaaaaaatcaatttccagctctggccggtttggctcagtggatagagtatccgcctgcagactcaagggtcccaggtttgattccaatcaagggcacatgcctgggttatgggctcggtccctagtagggggtgtgcgggaggcagccgatcaatgattctctctcatcattcatgtttctatctctctctccctctccctctcggaaatcaataatatgtgtgtgtgtgtgtatatatatatatatatatatatatatatatatatatatatatatataaataaatatatatatatttccacacCTCTAGTGCTACTAGCTGAGTCCAGGTCAGTCATTGTTTGCAGGGACTATCTATAACAGGTactccctcccagctcctcagCTTTTGCACTTCTGTCCCATAATCCCTTTTTCTACTCACAATGGCCAGACAATTTGTTGGGCTTCCCTTCccccaatatatatatttttaaattgatttcagaggggaagggaggagattgagatagaaacatcaatgatgagaaaatcattgatcggctgcctcctgcacgccccctactggggattgagtctgcaacccaggcacgtgccctgaccaggaaacaaacccaggacccttcagtccacaggctgacgctctatccactgagccaaaccggccagggcctcccccaATATTTTATCATGAGAATCTTCagagaaaagttaaaagaatttCACAGTGAACAACCATACGCCTGCAACCTAGATTCTACAATTAACATTTTGCTATACTCGCTGGAATAATATGTTAAGTGTATAAATCAGGTCACCTCACTCTCCTGTTTACAATCAGCCAATTGCCCTGGCGGGGGTGCCTCGGTTGGGTGAGCGTcctctgtgcactgaaaggttgcgggttcgattcccggtcagggcacacgcccaggttgcgggctctccCCCTTCcgttgcgtgcaggaggcagccaatcgctgtttctctctcacatcgatgtttctctctccttctctctctcccttcctttttctctaaaatcaatgaaaacatatttaaaacaataatgataaaataaaaccagCTAATCACTCCATCTCACTCCGAGTGAAGTTGAAGTCTTTACAGTGGCCCATCAGGCCCCTCCAAACCTGCCCTCATCTCctaccctttccccctccttacTCGGTTCTAACCACAAGGGCCTCCTCAACCCATAAGGTCTGgtcctaccccagggcctttgcacttgctgtgccCGCTCCAGATGCCTTTCCCCCGATCCTTATATGTCACTGCACCTTCCTTGTCGTTCCAACTTGGGCTTTCATGTCACCTCCCCTGAGAAGTCTTTCCTGGTCCGTTTGCCCCAAACCACACCACCCTCGCTTACTCCTCTCAGCACCCGCCGCTCGATGTGAGCGCCTTGAGAGCAGGGACCTAACCCGCTTTGTTTGGTGCCGCATCCTGGGTGCAGAGTACAgggtggcacatagtaggcccagTAAATATCTGTTGGATGCATACATGAATGACGGAACAGACAGCGGGCTCAGAGCTATATCCTTCGGTCCGTCTGGGTTGCCACAGGGGTTGATGCCACACCCCCCAGGCCCCCCGCGGGTTCGAGGGGAGCcttcctgggctccctgccctgcaGCCACCCACCTTGAGCACCAGTTTGCTGGCAAAGTAGAAGAGGGCGACAACCCGGCCCCAGTTGAAGTTGCCGTCGGAGAACATTTCAGACGCCACTCGGAAGAAGACCTCTCGGGGGGAGTCTGTGTCCACAGCCGCGATCAtcctgcaggagggaggggagccggTGGCGGAGGGGACCAGGCGGAGCATGCAAACTGGGGCACCCGCCCCATAGAccaaagatgaggaaactgaggcccaaccCCAGTTTGAAACGAAAAGAAAGAAGCCAACGCAGGGGAAAGGGACCAGATGGACATTCAGGAAAGTGGGGAAATGAAAATGACCCCCTGACGGAGGGTTTCAGGATCCTACGGGCCCAGCCGGCCCAGCTCAGGGGTCGagcgacgacctatgaaccaggaggtcataggtcATCCAGGAGGTCATAGGTCCTCCAGGCACGtgcagtgtgggccatgcagggggcagcccatcaatgattccaTCTCATCAccgatatttctccctctcccttcttctctgaaatctataaaaatcttttttctttttttatttttaaagatcctTGGGGAGGGGAGGTCTGGGAGTCAGAGTGCTGAGTTGAGCGGCGGGCCCCAGACCCCCAGGTCTGCAGGAACCGGGGGGCTGTGGACCTGGACTCAGTGCTCCTCAGGGAAGGGGGTGCCGGGAGCTGGGACTCCTGGGTTCCGGGGGCCACACCTCTGCAGCTCCATGTTACTGTCCAGCTCGTCGCCAATGCGCTTGAGGCACTCGCTGAGCTTCTTGGTGGATGCATCCTGCGGCACCCTGGGCCCGAGGGGCAGCTGGGACGCCTCTCCCCCCATGTGCTCTGCTTGATCCTGGATGAAGCTGGAGGCGGAACGGAGGAGGGGGCACCATCagcacgggggcgggggcgggggtcacGCTTCAAATCCGCTCCACAATAATCGACCTCACACTCACCCCTTTAGTAAAAGGGCCCCTGTCTTCATGATCTGCTCAGAGCTGGTGGGccctggaggagagaggagggaagaggtgcCTGGACTCATGGGTTctgggggccctggggaggggggggctcaTGGCCCCTGATGGAGGTCAGTGCTGGGGGGCCCTGGGTCCCTGGAAGGTGAAGTGATTGGTGGCCCGGACAACGGGGTTCCGGGTGGAGAAAGGCGGGGAGCCTGGGCCCGCATCCCACACTCTTCCGGGAAGGGAGACTCGGGGAACCCTGAAAGCATCCTGGCCCGAGGGGACCCCGGGGAGACCCGCCCCTCCCACCAGGAAGTGGCGCCGGCGACAAGCCCGGGCTTGCCCCGGGGGCTTGAATTCTGGGGTCCCCGGCTTATCGGGGGTCCCGGAGCCCCGGGCAGGAAGGGATCGGGGCGCGGAGGCCAGAGAGCCAGGGGACCTCGGGGAaggagggggctggaggctggCAGCGCCCGACCCGGGAGTTTCCGAGCCGGAGAGCGTGGAAGATCGCACGCCCCGGGACCCGCAGGCGGGATCGGGGGGGGGCCGGCCGGCGGGGGGCTCGCCCTCCTCCCGCCCGTCTGCCTCCCGCCTCACCCCCGTCTCTGGGCTGCTCCCCGGACCCGTCCATCACCGCCGCTCTCGCCGCCGCCTCTCGCCGGGTCTGCCCCGGCGGCTGCAGCACGCCCCCGGTCACGTGAGCAGCCCGCGGAGCGTGCGTCGCGCCACGTGACCGCCCCGCAAAATGGCCGCCGCGGGGCTCTGCCCCGCAGGGCCGCCGCTCACTGCCCCGCACCGGCCGCACTCGTCACGTGACTGTGCAAGCAGC
This is a stretch of genomic DNA from Myotis daubentonii chromosome 15, mMyoDau2.1, whole genome shotgun sequence. It encodes these proteins:
- the BAX gene encoding apoptosis regulator BAX; the encoded protein is MDGSGEQPRDGGPTSSEQIMKTGALLLKGFIQDQAEHMGGEASQLPLGPRVPQDASTKKLSECLKRIGDELDSNMELQRMIAAVDTDSPREVFFRVASEMFSDGNFNWGRVVALFYFASKLVLKALCTKVPELIRTIMGWTLDFLRERLLGWIQDQGGWDGLLSYFGTPTWQTVTIFVAGVLTASLTIWKTMG